One genomic segment of Vagococcus intermedius includes these proteins:
- a CDS encoding FadR/GntR family transcriptional regulator, which translates to MKKPVRLSLTKQIANEIEIKIESKSWPIGTKIPTESQLAKQFEVSRNTIREALQSLIQVGVLEARPGDGTYVLASGKFEANMYHQLSLAKAEEVIEARCFLEKNLAYLAAQNRTANDLAIIKNAWQVRLENQADLERLVETDGAFHLEIARAAHNSVLFELYQAMTSYIYQVLLSKLTDEGYHNAELSNKLHEELIQAIIDQDSHLSESLAAKIITL; encoded by the coding sequence ATGAAAAAACCAGTACGCCTTTCTTTAACCAAACAAATTGCTAACGAAATCGAAATTAAAATAGAATCAAAATCCTGGCCAATTGGGACTAAAATACCGACAGAATCTCAGTTAGCTAAGCAATTTGAAGTGAGCAGAAATACGATTAGAGAGGCCTTACAATCTTTAATTCAAGTTGGTGTATTAGAAGCAAGACCGGGTGATGGGACTTATGTCTTAGCAAGTGGTAAGTTTGAAGCTAATATGTATCATCAATTAAGCTTAGCTAAAGCTGAAGAGGTGATTGAAGCTCGTTGTTTTTTAGAAAAAAATTTGGCATATTTAGCTGCTCAGAATCGTACAGCGAACGATTTAGCCATCATAAAAAATGCTTGGCAAGTTAGGCTAGAAAATCAAGCAGATTTGGAACGCTTAGTAGAAACTGATGGGGCTTTTCATTTAGAAATAGCTAGAGCCGCCCATAACAGTGTATTATTTGAATTATATCAAGCAATGACTAGTTATATTTATCAAGTTTTATTATCCAAATTAACAGATGAAGGTTATCACAATGCGGAGCTATCCAATAAACTTCATGAAGAGTTAATTCAGGCTATTATTGATCAAGATAGTCATTTATCTGAAAGTCTTGCAGCAAAAATCATTACCCTTTAA
- the tyrS gene encoding tyrosine--tRNA ligase — protein sequence MTIIEELTWRDAINQQTDAEGLKELINEKKIGLYCGVDPTGDSMHIGHLIPFMMMKRFQLHGHHPHIVIGGATGTIGDPSGRTSERQLQTLEQVQANVDALTAQMQHLFDFDDVTSQGSLTMVNNYDWTHDMSLLDFLRDYGKNFNINTMLAKDIVSSRLDTGISFTEFTYQILQSMDFLHLYRKHDVQLQIGGADQWGNITAGLDLIRKKEGTEAKAFGLTIPLMLKADGTKFGKTAGGAVWLDPNKTSPFEFYQFWLNQDDRDVVKYLKFFTFLTQAEIQALAEKVENEPHLRAAQKTLAAEMTRFVHGQEALDESLLITQALFSGEVKQLTADQIGEGFKNMPSAELTLSEDLSLVDFLIETKIEPSKRQAREDIKNGAITVNGDKQTDVDFMMTRSNSFDERFILVRKGKKKYTLIHLTK from the coding sequence ATGACTATTATTGAGGAATTAACTTGGCGTGATGCCATTAACCAACAAACAGATGCTGAGGGCTTAAAAGAATTGATTAACGAAAAGAAAATTGGCTTATATTGTGGAGTTGATCCTACTGGCGATAGTATGCATATCGGCCACTTAATTCCTTTTATGATGATGAAACGTTTCCAATTACATGGTCATCATCCGCATATCGTGATCGGTGGGGCAACTGGAACGATAGGCGATCCTAGCGGTCGTACATCTGAACGTCAATTACAAACTTTAGAGCAAGTTCAAGCGAATGTTGATGCCTTAACTGCTCAAATGCAACACTTATTTGATTTTGATGATGTGACTTCTCAAGGTAGCTTGACAATGGTTAACAACTACGATTGGACTCATGATATGAGTTTATTAGATTTTCTACGTGATTATGGTAAAAATTTTAATATTAATACTATGTTGGCTAAAGATATTGTTTCAAGTCGGTTGGATACGGGTATCTCATTTACTGAGTTTACTTACCAAATTTTACAATCTATGGATTTTTTACATTTATACCGTAAACATGATGTTCAATTACAAATTGGTGGTGCTGATCAGTGGGGAAATATTACAGCAGGACTAGATTTAATTCGTAAAAAAGAAGGAACAGAAGCAAAAGCCTTCGGTTTAACTATCCCATTAATGTTAAAAGCTGACGGAACTAAGTTTGGTAAAACGGCTGGGGGAGCCGTTTGGTTAGACCCAAATAAAACATCACCTTTTGAATTTTACCAATTCTGGTTAAATCAAGATGACCGTGATGTTGTAAAATACTTAAAATTCTTTACCTTTTTAACACAAGCGGAAATTCAAGCTCTAGCAGAAAAAGTTGAAAACGAGCCACATCTAAGAGCAGCTCAAAAAACTTTAGCCGCTGAGATGACACGTTTTGTTCACGGACAAGAAGCATTAGATGAATCTCTACTAATTACGCAAGCTTTATTTTCCGGTGAAGTTAAACAGCTGACTGCCGATCAAATTGGTGAAGGGTTTAAAAATATGCCTTCTGCTGAACTTACGCTGTCTGAAGACTTATCTTTAGTTGATTTCCTAATTGAAACAAAAATTGAACCTTCGAAACGTCAAGCTCGAGAAGATATTAAAAATGGTGCGATTACCGTCAATGGTGATAAGCAAACAGATGTAGACTTTATGATGACGCGTAGTAATTCATTTGATGAACGCTTTATCCTAGTTAGAAAAGGTAAAAAGAAATATACTTTAATACATTTAACTAAGTAA
- a CDS encoding ATP-binding cassette domain-containing protein — MTKLEIRNIQRKYSGIDVLKNISCTLEEGHIYGLLGRNGVGKSTLLNIINNRVLPNKGEVKLDGEVIFEKDDLLAELFLINDTLLFNNSDHLKVNKYFKLAKSFYPDFDEALCDHLVEVFELDVKQRIDKLSTGYRSILNVILGLCVPAKFIFFDEPTLGLDANHRELFYKELLDNFSKKTRTFVISTHLIEEVSHMIDTVLILNEGVISVNETAETILEKSWALTGAIRDIQEISKGLSIVGREAIGNQQTIYVYGNVGDIPPSIQVKSVDLQKIFIELTSMKERDWREIKQSIKV; from the coding sequence ATGACCAAATTAGAAATTCGTAATATTCAAAGAAAATATAGCGGGATAGATGTGTTAAAAAATATCTCATGTACCTTAGAAGAGGGGCATATTTACGGCTTATTAGGGCGGAATGGGGTAGGGAAGAGTACCTTATTAAATATAATTAATAATCGTGTTCTCCCAAACAAAGGAGAAGTTAAGTTAGATGGCGAGGTCATTTTTGAAAAGGATGACTTACTAGCAGAACTATTTTTAATAAATGATACGCTACTATTTAATAATAGTGACCATTTGAAGGTGAATAAATATTTTAAACTAGCTAAAAGTTTTTATCCAGATTTTGATGAGGCTTTATGTGATCATTTAGTTGAGGTGTTTGAATTAGATGTTAAGCAACGAATTGACAAGCTATCTACAGGGTATCGTTCTATCTTAAATGTTATTTTGGGTCTATGTGTTCCAGCTAAATTTATCTTTTTTGATGAGCCAACCTTAGGTTTAGATGCTAATCACAGAGAGCTTTTTTATAAAGAATTATTAGATAATTTTTCAAAAAAAACAAGAACATTTGTTATCTCGACCCATTTAATTGAAGAGGTATCACATATGATTGATACGGTTCTAATTTTAAATGAAGGGGTTATTTCAGTAAATGAAACGGCTGAAACTATTTTAGAAAAGTCTTGGGCACTAACAGGAGCGATTCGTGATATCCAGGAAATCTCTAAAGGCTTATCAATTGTGGGTCGCGAAGCTATAGGGAATCAACAAACTATTTATGTTTACGGAAATGTTGGTGATATCCCGCCATCCATCCAAGTTAAAAGTGTTGACTTGCAAAAAATATTTATCGAATTAACTTCAATGAAGGAGCGTGATTGGCGTGAAATTAAGCAAAGTATTAAAGTATAA
- a CDS encoding ROK family protein — MGVRHYVCLDIGGSAIKYALIDDLGNIKQENNCPTPTDQQMFLEKISAIYQLLAGNQPLPLAVSLPGVVNSKTGYMLHGGALKFLHQQNVKKLLEEACQTKVALENDGKCAALGEKWLGVLQGTETGIALVIGTGIGGGIIVNNTLLKGHHLSAGEFSSIQTQADSDAKKDSFAMICSSKMLCHHYADLIGKEKTEVDGYYFFEKLTEGDKYAVKLFENYIKVFVKQLFNLQTIIDPEIISIGGGISRQSLLFDYLEQEINRIMEISELPLVKPIIKQSKLGNRANLLGAVANFNYLEKKN, encoded by the coding sequence ATGGGAGTAAGACACTATGTTTGTCTTGATATTGGAGGTAGTGCAATTAAATACGCTTTAATTGATGATTTAGGAAATATTAAGCAAGAAAATAATTGTCCAACACCAACAGATCAACAGATGTTTTTAGAAAAAATAAGCGCTATCTATCAATTATTGGCAGGCAATCAACCTTTACCACTTGCTGTTAGTCTACCTGGGGTGGTGAACTCAAAAACGGGTTATATGCTACATGGTGGCGCTTTAAAATTTCTCCATCAACAAAATGTCAAAAAATTATTAGAAGAAGCTTGTCAAACAAAAGTCGCTTTAGAAAATGATGGAAAATGTGCAGCCTTAGGAGAGAAATGGTTAGGAGTTTTACAAGGGACAGAGACTGGCATCGCTTTAGTTATTGGAACAGGTATTGGTGGTGGAATTATCGTTAACAATACGTTGCTAAAAGGTCATCATTTAAGTGCAGGTGAATTTTCATCGATTCAAACACAAGCAGATTCAGACGCTAAGAAAGATTCTTTTGCTATGATTTGTAGTTCTAAAATGCTATGTCATCACTACGCTGATTTAATAGGGAAAGAAAAAACAGAAGTCGACGGTTATTACTTTTTTGAAAAACTAACTGAAGGCGATAAATATGCAGTAAAATTATTTGAAAACTACATTAAAGTTTTTGTTAAGCAGTTATTTAACCTACAAACAATTATAGATCCAGAAATCATTTCTATCGGTGGCGGTATTAGTAGGCAATCTTTATTGTTTGACTACTTAGAACAAGAAATAAATAGGATTATGGAAATTTCCGAATTACCTTTGGTAAAACCTATAATTAAACAGTCTAAGTTAGGAAATCGTGCTAATTTACTAGGCGCAGTAGCTAATTTTAACTACTTAGAGAAAAAGAACTAG
- a CDS encoding GntR family transcriptional regulator: MDFDFNSNIPLYQQISSQIEEGILRGSFGIGEQIPSTTEISKAYNINPATVLKGMNLLVADNILEKKRGIGMFVTSSGSDTIYQKRRNQFIQHDINKLITEAKRLGLERQELINLIERGFDNDQIRNS; the protein is encoded by the coding sequence ATGGATTTTGATTTTAATAGTAATATCCCTTTGTACCAGCAAATTTCATCGCAGATTGAGGAAGGAATTTTACGGGGCAGTTTCGGAATAGGTGAACAGATACCATCCACAACTGAAATATCAAAAGCATACAATATCAACCCAGCAACAGTTTTAAAAGGGATGAATCTTTTGGTAGCAGATAATATTTTAGAAAAAAAACGTGGAATAGGAATGTTTGTCACTAGTTCTGGGAGTGATACCATTTATCAAAAAAGGCGTAATCAATTTATTCAACATGATATAAATAAATTAATAACAGAAGCAAAACGTTTAGGTTTGGAGAGACAAGAGCTAATTAACTTAATAGAAAGGGGATTTGATAATGACCAAATTAGAAATTCGTAA
- a CDS encoding nucleoside deaminase, whose protein sequence is MKHPNKEIMIDLIKKQWQNHSIYAAVITNDGVIISEGTTTVAQSCDPTAHAEVNAIREASRLLKTSQFPSGYWLYSTFEPCPLCSSAAIWAGLDGIVYANNPTYRGDLPNWSFIRCADVLEKGRDIHQVTLYSDYLIEEIKGYFTRHKKDNTKSEDEHGEVSSL, encoded by the coding sequence ATGAAGCATCCAAATAAGGAGATAATGATAGATCTTATTAAAAAGCAGTGGCAAAATCATTCGATATATGCAGCAGTTATCACTAATGATGGAGTAATTATTTCTGAAGGGACAACGACAGTTGCTCAATCATGCGATCCAACAGCTCATGCGGAAGTAAATGCAATTAGAGAGGCGAGTCGATTGTTAAAAACCAGTCAGTTTCCTTCAGGTTATTGGTTATACTCTACTTTTGAACCTTGTCCTCTTTGTTCCTCTGCAGCTATTTGGGCTGGTTTGGATGGAATTGTTTATGCTAACAATCCTACTTATCGCGGTGATTTACCCAACTGGTCATTCATTCGTTGTGCTGATGTCTTGGAAAAAGGGCGTGACATCCATCAGGTTACGCTTTATTCTGATTACCTAATAGAAGAAATCAAAGGTTATTTTACAAGACACAAGAAAGATAATACTAAGTCTGAAGATGAACATGGCGAGGTTTCGTCGTTATAA
- a CDS encoding choloylglycine hydrolase family protein encodes MCTTIFVKSPNGLAAGRTMEFASPMNFVPVFIPRNFNYRTDLHNNQLISEKAFIGTTIYEDDTYAFFDGINEEGLIGCANYFAGDADYPDYPITSDQDKVALRSDMFISYILATCSSIADIKKKITSIYLYDLEEASSLPVSLTFHFAFYDKTGEKIIIEPLNKSLKVIDNPVGVMTNSPDFQWHLTNLRNYVHIQSENKDTNHFSELEVRRFGEGSGLLGIPGDFTPPSRFVRAANMVSHMPEQLSSEQAVTEAFHILSHFDVPEGTVYNSQTKLCDTTHYTAVMDNEKLTYNVSSKADRALHQVNLNELDLEAKSATIYELPKEQTILSLKSVD; translated from the coding sequence ATGTGTACAACAATCTTTGTTAAAAGTCCAAACGGTTTAGCAGCTGGCAGAACTATGGAGTTTGCCTCACCGATGAATTTTGTCCCAGTATTTATCCCTAGAAATTTCAATTACCGAACAGACTTACATAATAATCAATTGATTTCTGAAAAGGCTTTTATAGGAACGACTATTTACGAAGATGATACGTATGCTTTTTTCGATGGAATTAATGAAGAGGGGCTGATTGGCTGCGCTAATTATTTTGCAGGTGACGCTGACTATCCAGACTATCCAATTACGTCTGATCAAGATAAAGTAGCACTACGCTCAGACATGTTTATTTCCTATATCTTGGCTACTTGCAGCTCAATTGCTGATATTAAAAAAAAGATTACCTCGATTTATTTGTACGATTTAGAAGAGGCCTCTAGTTTACCAGTATCTTTAACTTTCCATTTTGCCTTTTACGATAAGACTGGGGAAAAAATCATCATTGAACCACTTAACAAATCATTGAAAGTGATCGATAACCCAGTAGGTGTTATGACCAATTCACCGGATTTTCAGTGGCATTTAACCAACTTACGTAATTACGTCCATATTCAATCAGAAAATAAAGATACTAATCATTTTTCTGAATTAGAAGTTAGAAGATTTGGCGAAGGATCAGGTTTGTTGGGCATACCTGGAGATTTCACACCACCTTCAAGGTTTGTACGTGCAGCAAATATGGTGAGTCATATGCCAGAACAATTGAGTTCAGAGCAAGCTGTAACAGAAGCTTTTCATATTTTATCACATTTCGACGTCCCGGAAGGAACTGTGTATAATTCACAAACTAAGCTTTGTGATACTACCCATTATACAGCTGTAATGGACAATGAAAAATTAACTTATAATGTTTCGAGTAAAGCTGATCGAGCGTTACATCAGGTTAATTTGAATGAGCTAGACTTAGAAGCTAAGTCCGCGACCATTTATGAGCTGCCAAAAGAGCAAACAATCTTATCTCTAAAATCAGTGGATTAA
- a CDS encoding GNAT family N-acetyltransferase: MIILKTDDINSQIYQDALAIRKQVFVAEQNIPETIEISEENQAVYFVSYNHLKQPLGTCRIKLVANNTYKIQRFAVLKSARKRHIGTRLLEAVESYAKSKHVTAIKLEAQCSAQGFYERCHYNPTSDIFYEAGIPHQEMKKELV; this comes from the coding sequence ATGATTATTTTAAAAACAGACGATATAAACAGTCAAATTTATCAAGATGCGCTGGCTATCCGTAAACAAGTCTTTGTAGCCGAACAAAATATTCCTGAAACCATTGAAATTTCAGAAGAAAACCAAGCCGTTTATTTTGTCTCCTATAACCACCTTAAACAGCCCTTAGGAACATGTCGTATTAAATTGGTTGCCAATAATACTTATAAAATACAACGTTTTGCAGTCTTGAAAAGTGCTCGTAAACGACATATTGGCACACGTCTTTTAGAAGCTGTCGAATCATATGCAAAAAGTAAACATGTTACAGCCATCAAATTAGAAGCACAGTGTAGCGCTCAAGGCTTTTATGAACGATGTCATTACAATCCTACTAGTGATATTTTTTACGAAGCTGGGATTCCTCACCAAGAGATGAAAAAAGAACTAGTCTAA
- a CDS encoding phosphoglycerate mutase family protein, translating into MKIITVQHPEAVNNYNHQVESLIDWDLTDTGKEQANKIAENLLKELGDEEIVLYTSDLLRAKNTTAALNNLLNIVKVGYEKGLRTNISDKNIVDSAWDQLVPFYQKVLTFEYKTIIIVSHGEILSLFHAMFLDRELHGLKEATFSGVEGGVSFLEITETGQHIIHKINDLSYLI; encoded by the coding sequence ATGAAAATCATAACAGTTCAACACCCAGAAGCAGTAAATAATTATAATCATCAGGTTGAATCACTAATAGACTGGGATTTAACAGATACTGGTAAAGAACAGGCTAATAAAATTGCTGAAAATTTGTTGAAAGAACTTGGTGATGAGGAAATAGTTCTTTATACATCTGATTTATTAAGAGCTAAAAATACCACAGCTGCTTTAAATAATCTATTAAATATAGTCAAAGTCGGTTATGAAAAAGGGCTGAGGACTAATATTTCTGACAAAAATATTGTGGATTCGGCTTGGGATCAGCTCGTGCCATTTTACCAAAAAGTATTAACCTTCGAGTACAAAACAATTATTATTGTATCTCATGGAGAAATTCTATCACTTTTTCACGCTATGTTTTTAGATAGAGAGTTGCACGGTTTAAAAGAGGCAACATTTTCTGGAGTAGAAGGCGGTGTGTCATTTTTAGAAATAACTGAAACAGGTCAACATATCATTCATAAAATAAATGATTTAAGTTATCTGATTTAA
- a CDS encoding M20 metallopeptidase family protein, producing MTHLLLLEEAKGNQEELVNIRRRIHKNPGTGFDLSDTLTIVEEELIKLGCEPKRCGKSGIVTTIGNPTGKCFLLRADMDALPIVEETDLAFKSPNGKMHACGHDLHTTMLLGAAKLLKSHEEDLTGLVKLIFQPAEEIMLGASDMIENGCLENPQVDAGMMMHVMPALPLDDGMILISPKGKALSSCDWFEIIVTGKGGHGSTPHTTIDPIVAASNIHLALNEIQSREVATDDFMSLTVGEFHAGTTSNVIPETAELKGTLRTYNDDTRAYVKERMKVIGASIGQAYRCQVEVNFLAGCPTLENDSSLVELANRILPDYIGETKLVPPTALSGGAVQMGSEDFAYFSQKIPTVMSLIAAADSRQSPAYPVHHPSLVLNEDIIPYGSTTYTAIAMEWLKSNK from the coding sequence ATGACACATTTATTATTGTTGGAAGAAGCCAAAGGCAATCAAGAAGAATTAGTTAATATAAGACGACGAATTCATAAAAATCCAGGAACAGGGTTTGACTTATCCGATACATTAACTATTGTCGAAGAAGAGTTGATCAAATTAGGTTGTGAGCCTAAGCGTTGTGGTAAGTCGGGTATAGTAACAACAATTGGTAATCCGACTGGTAAGTGTTTTTTATTAAGAGCTGATATGGACGCTTTGCCAATTGTAGAAGAAACTGACTTAGCTTTTAAATCACCTAACGGCAAGATGCATGCTTGCGGTCATGATTTGCATACGACCATGTTATTAGGGGCAGCCAAGTTATTAAAATCTCATGAAGAAGACTTAACAGGTCTTGTGAAGTTAATCTTCCAACCAGCTGAAGAAATTATGTTGGGTGCTTCTGATATGATTGAAAATGGGTGTTTAGAAAACCCTCAAGTGGATGCAGGAATGATGATGCATGTGATGCCTGCTTTACCTTTAGATGATGGTATGATTTTAATATCACCAAAAGGTAAAGCCTTGTCATCTTGTGATTGGTTTGAAATAATTGTAACGGGAAAAGGTGGACATGGTTCAACGCCACACACAACGATTGATCCTATTGTAGCAGCTTCCAATATCCATCTTGCTCTGAATGAAATTCAATCACGAGAAGTAGCAACGGATGATTTTATGAGCCTAACAGTAGGAGAATTCCACGCAGGAACGACTTCAAATGTTATTCCTGAAACAGCAGAACTTAAAGGCACGCTGCGAACATACAATGATGATACTAGAGCGTATGTTAAAGAACGTATGAAGGTCATCGGTGCATCAATTGGGCAAGCTTATCGTTGTCAAGTTGAGGTAAACTTTTTAGCAGGTTGTCCGACTCTTGAAAATGATAGCAGCTTAGTAGAGTTGGCTAATCGTATCTTACCAGACTATATTGGTGAAACAAAATTAGTGCCACCAACTGCTCTTTCTGGTGGGGCTGTTCAAATGGGTTCAGAAGATTTTGCTTATTTCAGCCAAAAAATTCCGACGGTCATGAGTTTAATTGCAGCAGCAGATTCTAGACAAAGTCCAGCCTACCCTGTACATCATCCAAGTCTAGTTTTAAATGAAGACATTATTCCATATGGTTCAACCACTTATACGGCTATCGCAATGGAATGGTTAAAATCTAATAAATAA
- a CDS encoding CynX/NimT family MFS transporter: MKERTTRQSIILLIGIVLIATNLRAPLTSVGPLIENISQSYQLNSTTAGMVATTPLLAFALVSILAPLNARKFGIERTLLMAMFVLSIGLVIRSLPGVINLFVGTALVGISIAHGNVLVPSLIKRDFPDKLGMMTGIYSVAMNLAGAIASGISLPLVNKWGVTWQTSLNIWVVMSVLALLAWIPQVKDKTTVKIVSEIKDKTNMWQSHLAWKISAFMGLQSLVFYSLLAWIPQILSEKGISGETSGMLLALMQIFIVPFNFLVSILAGRVADQRRLVIWGVCLMFLGLVGITLADGIVINAISLSLIGISGGFTFSLSMMFFSLRTKNAVDAAQISGMAQSIGYLLAAAGPLLFGLLHDLSGTWLTPMWSLWLLAGVLLWTGLGAGKIGIIGENN; this comes from the coding sequence ATGAAAGAAAGAACAACACGTCAGTCTATTATTTTATTAATAGGAATCGTCTTAATTGCGACTAATTTACGTGCGCCACTTACATCAGTGGGACCGTTAATTGAAAATATAAGTCAATCATACCAGTTAAATTCGACTACTGCAGGAATGGTAGCTACAACACCGTTGTTGGCGTTCGCCCTTGTTTCAATCTTAGCACCATTAAATGCTCGTAAATTTGGGATTGAACGAACGTTACTGATGGCAATGTTTGTTTTAAGTATTGGCTTAGTTATTAGATCTTTACCAGGTGTGATTAATTTATTTGTGGGAACAGCTTTAGTTGGTATCTCCATCGCACATGGTAATGTTTTAGTTCCTAGTTTAATTAAGCGGGATTTTCCTGATAAATTGGGGATGATGACAGGTATTTATTCTGTTGCAATGAATTTAGCAGGTGCTATCGCTTCAGGGATTAGCTTACCCTTAGTCAATAAATGGGGAGTAACATGGCAGACATCACTTAATATTTGGGTAGTCATGAGTGTCTTAGCCTTACTTGCCTGGATACCTCAAGTGAAAGACAAAACAACTGTAAAAATCGTATCCGAAATTAAAGATAAAACCAATATGTGGCAATCACACTTAGCTTGGAAGATAAGTGCTTTTATGGGATTACAATCTTTAGTTTTTTATAGCCTCTTGGCCTGGATACCTCAAATTCTAAGCGAAAAAGGTATTAGTGGTGAAACGTCTGGCATGCTGTTAGCATTGATGCAGATTTTTATCGTTCCTTTTAACTTTTTAGTTTCTATTTTAGCAGGACGTGTAGCAGATCAACGCCGTTTAGTAATATGGGGAGTGTGTTTAATGTTTCTAGGTTTAGTTGGGATTACTTTGGCCGATGGGATTGTAATAAATGCTATTTCTCTATCTTTAATTGGTATTAGTGGTGGCTTTACATTTAGTTTATCCATGATGTTTTTTAGTTTACGAACTAAAAACGCAGTGGACGCTGCTCAAATTTCAGGGATGGCTCAATCAATTGGTTATCTATTAGCAGCCGCTGGTCCCTTATTATTTGGGTTATTACATGATTTATCTGGAACGTGGTTGACACCTATGTGGTCTCTTTGGTTATTAGCAGGTGTTTTATTATGGACTGGTTTAGGTGCAGGGAAAATCGGGATTATTGGTGAGAATAATTAA
- a CDS encoding helix-turn-helix domain-containing protein, producing MTIGKKISQLREEAGLTQADLALKVKVRTQDIVKWEQGQLKPSPEELARLAATFDVSVADFTITTNKNEDQAISSSGKLKLLSLCVMFFAGVVLLGVSLVDYVQTKQIHWLTLVVGLFLLVDSSILLKKGIYK from the coding sequence ATGACAATAGGAAAAAAAATAAGCCAACTACGCGAGGAAGCCGGATTGACCCAAGCCGATTTAGCTTTAAAAGTAAAAGTTAGAACTCAAGATATCGTGAAATGGGAACAAGGTCAGTTAAAACCATCTCCTGAGGAGTTGGCCAGATTGGCAGCAACCTTTGATGTATCTGTAGCTGATTTTACCATCACTACTAATAAAAATGAGGATCAAGCGATTAGTAGTTCTGGAAAACTAAAATTACTATCACTCTGTGTCATGTTTTTTGCAGGGGTTGTTTTACTCGGTGTATCACTGGTTGATTATGTACAAACTAAACAAATCCATTGGTTAACTCTTGTTGTTGGTTTATTCTTGCTAGTGGACTCGTCTATTTTACTAAAAAAAGGGATTTACAAATAA
- the msrB gene encoding peptide-methionine (R)-S-oxide reductase MsrB produces the protein MKLNVKEDHDSQKIYLAGGCFWGLEEYFNRIAGVTKVSVGYANGKVPETNYHLLEHTQHAEAVEIYYDSEKLPLTDLLEYFFKVINPTLLNRQGNDQGSQYRTGIYFVSNKQQKIIESWLLEMQSIYEDPLVVEVDEIKNYVRAEETHQAYLKKHPYGYCCINLSKAEEPLMNQTATYQQKTKEELRHILSSDSYQVTQENATEPPFSNEYWQTFESGIYVDIVSGVPLFSSSDKYDSGCGWPSFTRAIEPKAVTYHTDNNLFQERTEVRSELANSHLGHVFDDGPQEDGGQRFCINSAALKFIPKSEMRAAGYADYLPILN, from the coding sequence GTGAAACTAAATGTTAAGGAAGATCATGATAGTCAGAAGATATATTTAGCCGGTGGGTGTTTTTGGGGATTAGAAGAATATTTTAATCGAATTGCTGGTGTGACAAAAGTGTCAGTGGGGTATGCTAATGGCAAGGTACCTGAAACTAATTATCATTTATTGGAACATACCCAGCATGCAGAAGCTGTCGAAATTTACTATGATAGTGAAAAATTACCACTCACTGATTTATTAGAGTATTTTTTTAAGGTAATCAATCCAACATTATTAAATAGACAAGGAAATGACCAAGGAAGTCAGTATCGAACAGGGATCTATTTTGTCAGTAATAAGCAACAGAAAATCATAGAATCCTGGTTGTTAGAGATGCAATCTATTTATGAAGATCCTTTAGTCGTAGAAGTTGATGAAATTAAAAATTACGTGAGAGCAGAAGAGACACATCAAGCATACCTGAAGAAGCACCCCTACGGGTATTGTTGCATTAATCTTTCCAAAGCTGAAGAGCCATTGATGAATCAAACGGCTACTTATCAGCAAAAAACTAAGGAAGAGTTACGTCATATATTATCTTCTGACTCCTATCAAGTAACGCAAGAAAATGCCACTGAACCACCATTTTCCAATGAATATTGGCAGACTTTTGAATCAGGAATTTATGTTGATATCGTGAGTGGCGTCCCACTGTTTAGTTCATCCGATAAGTATGATTCAGGTTGTGGCTGGCCTAGCTTCACTCGAGCAATCGAACCGAAGGCTGTTACCTATCATACAGATAACAACCTTTTTCAAGAAAGGACGGAAGTACGCAGTGAATTAGCTAATTCTCATTTGGGACATGTTTTTGATGATGGCCCTCAGGAGGACGGAGGTCAACGCTTTTGTATCAATAGTGCGGCTCTAAAATTTATTCCAAAATCGGAAATGCGAGCCGCTGGCTATGCTGATTATTTACCAATACTTAATTAA